The Halotia branconii CENA392 region TATATTCACGATATTCAGTATTATTTTCATTAAAAGTTGCTAGACCTGCTAATTCACAGTTCTGCACTTGCCATTCATCCTCCCAATTTTGCACTTCCCCATAATGGTGATACCAATTATTCACATCATTATTGAAGTCAGCAATTTTGACACCATCATCATACAATTCACCTTTACTACCGCTAGTGTCAGGGGTGCTGTGGTTACAGACAATATCCAACACCAGCTTCATATTCCGCTTGTGTAGTTCTGCAACTAAGCGATCAAAGGTTGTATTTTTTGCTTCTTGAGTGTTATTTAAAGAAGGATCTTCGCCCTCTGCAATATAGCGAGGATTTATCCGTTTAAAATCTTTTGTCCAATAACCGTGGATGGCTGCATTACCGACAAATAATTCTTCAACTTGCTCAAATAATGGAGTTAACCAAACAGCGGTTACTCCCATATTTTTGAGATAATCTAATTTATCGATCACACCTTGCAAATCACCTCCCCAGTACTTACCCCAATCTTGTCCAGTGGGATCGTATAGTTCTGAGTTAGAACCTTCACTATTATCTGGATCACCATCATAAAAACGGTCAACCACTAAAAAATAGAGTGTTTCTTGACGAAATTCAATATCTCTGGTGTAAAGAAACTCTAGGTCTATTTCAGCATCAGATGGCGGCGTTTGTATTAAAGCTTCTACTTCTGTTTTGGCAGAATCTACTTTGTATTGATCTGGCGAAAACTGGGATGGAGGCGTGTTAACCATAAAAAATGTACAGTTTCATGCAGTTTATGTTTGCAGAGGCGTAAACATAGCGTTTTGAAATGTTATGTGCATTAGCAAACTAAGGTATTATGCCATCCTTCTTTTGGTATAAGTATCTATCGTTGGCTAGTTTATTGTTACACCTCAAGACCTTAACGGGTGACAACATAGCTATATAGCTTGTTGAATAAGGAATAGAGTATGAAAACCACGTTGAAAATAAAGGCGTTTATAAGGTTTGAGATCCATTAACCTCAAATTATTGCCACATCTCATCTTGAGCCACCTTATCAACCGTTAAGATTAGTGTCTGGCGATCGCTTATACTCAATTGTGGTGTTCGTCTTGTAAAAGTGATGACAAAACCAATTCGTATTCTTTTGCAGACTACGATTCCTACGACTGAAGATGACTGGAACATTTCTCGTTTTTCGATGTTACAAGATTACCTAGCATCTATCAAAGACGAAGCGGGAAATTCGTTATTTGAAGTGACAGGACGCGATTACGCAACAAATGCCCAGGGTAGTGATCCAGTTTTAAGTACCCTTGACAAATCAGATTTTGATCAACTTTGGCTATTTGCTTTAGATGTCGGTGATGGTTTAACGCCTAAGGATATCGCTGGCATTAATGCATTTCGGCAGCGTGGTGGCGGTATTTTAACAGCCCGTGACCACCAGGATATGGGCTGTTCTATGTGCGATTTAGTTGATATTGGTAATGTCCACTATTTCAACACTAAAAATCCCGATCCTGATGACTCTCGCTGCTGTCGAGATGATCCTTATACAACTTATATTTCCTGGCCTAACTATCATTCTGGAGCCAACGGCGACTATCAAAAAATTACCATTATTGAACCCGTTCATGAACTTTTGAAAAAGCCCAATTCATCTACTGGAGTGATCAATTTTTTTCCATCACATCCTCATGAAGGCGGTATTGGAGTGACTTTGGGTAATCCAAACGCGAAAGTAATTGCAATGGGTAAAAGCTTAGTTACAGGTCGTGATTTTAATCTTGTAGTAGCAATAGAACATTATCAAGATGCACAAGGCAACATGCTAGGACGTGCAATAGCAAACTCCAGTTTCCATCATTTAGTAGACTACAACTGGGATATTGAAAAAGGCTGTCCTACTTTTGTAGATGAAGCTCCAGGAGACGGCATGAGAAAAGAGCCACAAGCTTTAAAAGATATCCAAACTTATGTCAGGAATACTGCCTTTTGGTTAGCGAATTGAAATTAGTATTAATGTGAGTTCGACGATTGGAAAAAACTCCGCTTCCATTGTTTTCAACGCCAGTTGCCTGGGTCGCAAACCCTTCCCAAAGTTGCTCCACTTGGTGAGGCAGCCCGCAGAAAGTTGTTCCAACAAAGAGGAGTTGGGGTGAGGTTCATCGAACTCACGTTCAATAAAAGGGAAAAAGGCGATCGCCCATAATAATCTTGTCATTAATCATGAAAGTTTAACCTTCTAGACCGATGTGGAAGTAAAGACTTTCAAGATTAACTTAGAGCAGCCTTTGAAAAATTTGTAATCCAACCTTTGAACGCTTCTATGCAAAACCTGTCCTTGGTATTAGTACCTGTACTCGCTGCACAGAAAGCAGCAGGTGACGGTTTAATTAAACCTCTCGGTCATCATGAACTACTATTGGTACTGGTACAACTGTCGTTATTGCTGCTTGTAGCGCGGGGATTAGGTGAGGTGATGCGCCGAATTAACCTACCGCCTGTTGTTGGAGAATTACTGGCAGGTGTGGTGCTTGGCCCTTCTCTATTTGGTTTGCTCTTTCCAGATTTACAAACGCAGATCTTTCCCAAAAACCAAGAACAGTCTGATTTACTTTCAGTAATTTCTTGGTTGGGTGTGTTATTTTTACTGATTGTGACTGGGTTGGAGACGGATTTAAAGCTGATTTTGCGTAAGGGTAAAACGGCTCTGCTAATTTCACTGGGCGGAATTATTATCCCGTTTATCACCGGATTTGGACTAGGCTGGTTATTGCCAAATAGTTTTTTAGCAGATCCGGCAAAAAGATTGGTTTTTAGCTTATTTATAGCTACAGCAATGAGCATTTCAGCAGTACCAGTAATTGCTAAGGTGCTGATGGATTTGAACCTGATTCGCCGTGATATTGGTCAAGTCACCTTGGCGGCTGGCATGACCGACGATACCATTGGATGGATTTTACTCTCTGTGGTTTCAGGTCTAGCTAGTAGCGGCAAATTTGACTTTGGTACAGTTTTCCATTCTGTGAGCGCAGCTATATTATTTCTAGCGATCGCATTCACAATTGGGCGTACCATCGTAGACCAGATTTTGCGCTGGGTCGATGACTACGTTGGTGGAATCACCGCTAGTATGTCGGTTGTACTGATTCTTTCGCTTTCAGCAGCAGCCCTTACCCACGAATTAGGTCTGGAAGCAGCGTTAGGTGCTTTTGTGCTGGGGATTCTGGCAGGTCAATCCCGCCGTTTTAGCAATGAAGCTGGACATTTGCTAGAAGTATTCACAGCAAGCTTTCTAGCGCCAATTTTTTTTGCTACTGCGGGCTTGAAAGTTAACTTGCTAACTTTGTTAGTTCCTCAAACGTTGATATTTGGCTTAATTGTTCTTGCTGTTGCCTGTTTTGGCAAGTTTACAGGTGCTTACCTTGGTTCTCGCGTGGGTGGCTTGAGTCATTGGGAAGGTTTGGCAATGGGTTCGGGGATGAATGCGCGCGGGGCAATGGAAATTGTCGTGGCCACGATTGGTTTATCTTTGGGAGTGCTAAATCCCCAGATGTACTCGATTATTGTCATGGTAGCGATCGTCACTTCCTTACTAGCTCCACCCCTTCTGCGCTGGTCTTTGTCGAAGGTAGTTATGGGTGAAGAGGAAGCTCGACGTTTGGAACAAGAACAGCAGGATAGCCGTAGCTTTATCAAGCAGATTCAGCGTGTCTTAATACCAACTAGTGGTGGCCCCAACATCCAACTTGCGGCGCAGCTAGTCGGCCACATGGCTCATCAAAACTCCATAGAAGTCACAGCTCTATATGCTCTTAGTGATAAGCAACCTCAAAGCAAAGTACGGCGGACGGCAACCCAAGTCAAAGATACAGCTGCTGAGCAAGCTCTGACTTCTGTAACTGAGGAAATGCAGCTACCTACTGATACTACCCTGCAAACAAAAACGGAGTCTGGACGTAGTAAAGTGGAGGTAATTGTGAATGAAGCGAACAAAAACTACGACTTGATTGTACTGGGAGCTTCCGAGCAGACACGCGGCCAGAAAGCATTATTCAATTTGCTTGTTGACCGAGTAGTACAAGAAGCGCCTTGTGCAACGATGGTGGTAAAGTCACACCTACCCCAAGCCAAAGGCGAGACAAGTAAAATCCCTCAACAACAGTTGAACAAGATTCTCGTGCCAACAGTCGGGACAGAATATAGCAAAAATGCTGTAGAGATGGCAAGTACGATCGCTGCTCAAACAGGGGCATTAGTGATGCTCGTTAACGTGATTAATTTACCACAAGTTGAATATATTCTTTACGAACAGCGATCGCTAGCTCCTGTGAAGGAAATTGCTCATGATCTGCTTGAACAGCAAGCAGCAATTGGCCGCAATCTCAATGCTGATGTTAAAACCTACGTTCTTCAAGGAACCAGCCCAGAAAGGGAAATCCTCAAGTTTGCCCAAACCCAGGAAGTTAACCTAATTATTTTAGGAAGTAATATCCGAATGGTTACGGGTCGCGTTTTCTTCGGTCATAGAGTAGATGCAATTTTGAGTAAAGCACATTGCCCAGTGGCAGTTATTACTACAGCGGCGCAGTCATTATATTAGGGACAATTGATATGATTAACTAAAGTCCCTGAATCATAATTCAAGCTAGTTTATGTAATCAAAAGCATGTACTAGGCAAAAATCCTAATTTCAAGTGAGTTAGTGTTATTGCAGCAGGTTAGTCAGCACTGTGCTTTTTCTTGTGACTTGTTTGTTAAAAGACATTACTTTTTTTCATAACTTTATCCCCCAAAAATGCATCATCATCAAAATTAAGAATCCTTAATAGGATACCCTATTAAGGATTTATTGCAGCTAGCAAAAAGTGTTCACAACCCTAACTATTCCTTAAAAATCATCAAGGAACTGACTTAAGCGGCTGATAACGGGGTCAACCTCTTCTTGTGGTGAAGCTGAATAAGTAGTATTCAACACTTCTACAGCTGGTGCTGATGTCGTTGGAGGCTGATTGATGGAACGTTCACTAACCATAAGTGCTAAATGCGCCATTTGTTGCGTCAGTTGCAAAATATGGCGTTCCATCGCCTCCAAACGATTCGGATTAGATCCCTTCGCAAAAAAACGTTCCTCTAGGTCAGCCATTTGACGTTGCAGTTCATCGATTTTTTGCTCAACCGATTCTGGTGCTGCTGTCGGTCTTGGACTAGGTTTTACAGATTCCGGTACACATAAAGATTGCCATAATGCTTCTTTACAGAGGTCGCTAAAAGTTTTGTCAGGTTGTTGCTCCAAATGGCTTTCTACAACCGCTAACAAACTTTCATCAGCAACCCCAGGATTGAATGTGACCGATTTAACTACCTTTTTTGACCATTGGAACATCAGTTTTAAGCCCTAGAGGAGCGACTGGAAGACAATTGTGCCTCTCCATAAATATACTGCCCCAAAGCATTTGCTTGCCGGGAAGGTGCGGATAAATGGGCATTAATTTGAGCTTCTTTAAGTAAACGTTGAACGTCTTCCCAGAAGAACTCACCACCGCCTCCAGTGATGATCACATCAGTAACCCGTTCTGGCAACCAAGCTAGAACGCGACTACAGATTTCTCTAGAAAACATTTCTATCAGATTAGGGAGAAAATCATCAAGATTGGCGGGCTTGCTAGCACCTTTAGGACGGTAGAAGCGTTCGCCCTTGGGTTTGTTGACAGCAGAAATCAATGCTAAAGATTGACTATCTGCTCCATCTATTTCGGCGGATACTAGTTCATAAAACTTGTTCATACCGAAGTCTTCACTCTTAGAAGCACCTCGTGCAAAGCGGAAGTTATCCACCATTAACAAATCGATGGTTTGATGG contains the following coding sequences:
- a CDS encoding plasmid segregation centromere-binding protein ParR, whose translation is MFQWSKKVVKSVTFNPGVADESLLAVVESHLEQQPDKTFSDLCKEALWQSLCVPESVKPSPRPTAAPESVEQKIDELQRQMADLEERFFAKGSNPNRLEAMERHILQLTQQMAHLALMVSERSINQPPTTSAPAVEVLNTTYSASPQEEVDPVISRLSQFLDDF
- a CDS encoding cation:proton antiporter — its product is MQNLSLVLVPVLAAQKAAGDGLIKPLGHHELLLVLVQLSLLLLVARGLGEVMRRINLPPVVGELLAGVVLGPSLFGLLFPDLQTQIFPKNQEQSDLLSVISWLGVLFLLIVTGLETDLKLILRKGKTALLISLGGIIIPFITGFGLGWLLPNSFLADPAKRLVFSLFIATAMSISAVPVIAKVLMDLNLIRRDIGQVTLAAGMTDDTIGWILLSVVSGLASSGKFDFGTVFHSVSAAILFLAIAFTIGRTIVDQILRWVDDYVGGITASMSVVLILSLSAAALTHELGLEAALGAFVLGILAGQSRRFSNEAGHLLEVFTASFLAPIFFATAGLKVNLLTLLVPQTLIFGLIVLAVACFGKFTGAYLGSRVGGLSHWEGLAMGSGMNARGAMEIVVATIGLSLGVLNPQMYSIIVMVAIVTSLLAPPLLRWSLSKVVMGEEEARRLEQEQQDSRSFIKQIQRVLIPTSGGPNIQLAAQLVGHMAHQNSIEVTALYALSDKQPQSKVRRTATQVKDTAAEQALTSVTEEMQLPTDTTLQTKTESGRSKVEVIVNEANKNYDLIVLGASEQTRGQKALFNLLVDRVVQEAPCATMVVKSHLPQAKGETSKIPQQQLNKILVPTVGTEYSKNAVEMASTIAAQTGALVMLVNVINLPQVEYILYEQRSLAPVKEIAHDLLEQQAAIGRNLNADVKTYVLQGTSPEREILKFAQTQEVNLIILGSNIRMVTGRVFFGHRVDAILSKAHCPVAVITTAAQSLY